A genomic stretch from Xiphophorus maculatus strain JP 163 A chromosome 16, X_maculatus-5.0-male, whole genome shotgun sequence includes:
- the LOC102223072 gene encoding zinc finger protein 646-like isoform X1, with protein sequence MLISQKKYFAFRKKSPTKRPCFFSARKVKKSSKPTMYARTNTGSTHGDFQDRNGVNYVSSTESFGHCSQLFWKKDPNDSGPSSTISWCDQLPPSSAALSSSSLSSASLSSSSLSMESRVPAPPPPPPSTTASDDMESDERPYVCDLCNCAYKHASSLLNHKLTHKTGDFKCDFCSKPYTNYMSLRNHMRIHGQKRYMCDLCGKAFRLARYLRNHQRIHDDGPNRFDCPSCCKSYRTMLELAQHRCSAAASNQNRFNCPSCFKSYRTMLDLAQHRCSAAAKNQTGSRRSNFSATPRRQQHQNNSTNSMMQPPHGAHSQQEALPSHCVAAMSQGGPGASQPVADPHQQGRPSSVSSQSSQQSMRSSSSNKHVPPPSAAPSSSYSLLQPLVPEVKEMNSGYTRLSANPMKHQDTFSMAPQRPLPTINPIGHSLHPNGAPSLKPPPVPRTIQSMPWEQRSLYNQ encoded by the exons ATGCTCATTTCACAGaagaaatattttgcttttcgGAAGAAGAGCCCAACAAAGCGGCCCTGtttcttttcagcaagaaaagtaaaaaaatcttCCAAACCGACGATGTACGCCAGGACAAACACAGGCAGCACACATGGAGATTTTCAGGACAGAAATGGAGTGAACTACGTTTCGTCGACAGAGTCCTTCGGCCACTGCTCTCAATTGTTCTGGAAAAAGGACCCGAACGATTCCGGA CCAAGTTCCACCATCAGTTGGTGTGACCAGCTGCCTCCGTCCTCTGCGGCCCTTTCTAGCTCCAGTCTCTCCTCAGCGTCACTTTCTAGCTCCAGCCTCTCCATGGAGTCCCGAGTACCCGCTCCTCCGCCCCCGCCGCCTAGTACGACGGCGTCGGACGACATGGAGTCAGACGAGAGGCCGTACGTCTGCGACCTGTGTAACTGCGCCTACAAACACGCCAGCTCTCTTCTCAACCACAAACTCACCCACAAGACTGGAGACTTCAA ATGCGACTTCTGCAGCAAGCCCTACACCAACTACATGTCGCTACGCAACCACATGCGAATCCACGGTCAGAAACGCTACATGTGTGACCTCTGTGGGAAGGCGTTCCGCCTGGCGCGGTACCTACGGAATCACCAGAGGATACACGACGACGGGCCCAACCGCTTCGACTGTCCGTCCTGCTGCAAAAGCTACCGCACCATGCTGGAGCTGGCCCAGCATCGCTGCAGCGCCGCTGCCTCCAACCAG AACCGGTTCAACTGCCCGTCCTGCTTTAAGAGCTACAGAACCATGCTGGACCTGGCCCAGCACCGCTGCAGCGCCGCGGCCAAAAACCAG ACTGGCAGTCGCCGCTCCAATTTCTCTGCCACTCCGCGCCGCCAGCAGCATCAGAACAACAGCACTAACTCCATGATGCAGCCGCCGCACGGAGCACACAGCCAGCAGGAGGCGCTCCCATCCCACTGCGTGGCAGCCATGTCCCAGGGCGGGCCGGGGGCCAGCCAGCCGGTGGCGGATCCTCACCAG CAGGGCCGGCCCAGCTCCGTGTCCTCTCAGAGCAGCCAGCAGAGCATGAGGAGCTCCTCCAGCAACAAGCACGTGCCCCCCCCCAGCGctgccccctcctcctcctactCCCTGCTCCAGCCCCTGGTGCCTGAGGTAAAGGAGATGAACTCGGGATACACTAGACTGAGCGCCAACCCCATG AAGCACCAGGACACTTTCTCCATGGCCCCCCAGCGCCCCCTCCCCACCATCAACCCTATAGGCCACTCTCTCCATCCGAACGGCGCTCCCTCGCTCAAGCCTCCCCCTGTGCCACGGACCATCCAGTCCATGCCCTGGGAGCAGCGCTCCCTCTACAATCAGTGA
- the LOC102223072 gene encoding zinc finger protein 646-like isoform X2 has translation MLISQKKYFAFRKKSPTKRPCFFSARKVKKSSKPTMYARTNTGSTHGDFQDRNGVNYVSSTESFGHCSQLFWKKDPNDSGPSSTISWCDQLPPSSAALSSSSLSSASLSSSSLSMESRVPAPPPPPPSTTASDDMESDERPYVCDLCNCAYKHASSLLNHKLTHKTGDFKCDFCSKPYTNYMSLRNHMRIHGQKRYMCDLCGKAFRLARYLRNHQRIHDDGPNRFDCPSCCKSYRTMLELAQHRCSAAASNQNRFNCPSCFKSYRTMLDLAQHRCSAAAKNQTGSRRSNFSATPRRQQHQNNSTNSMMQPPHGAHSQQEALPSHCVAAMSQGGPGASQPVADPHQGRPSSVSSQSSQQSMRSSSSNKHVPPPSAAPSSSYSLLQPLVPEVKEMNSGYTRLSANPMKHQDTFSMAPQRPLPTINPIGHSLHPNGAPSLKPPPVPRTIQSMPWEQRSLYNQ, from the exons ATGCTCATTTCACAGaagaaatattttgcttttcgGAAGAAGAGCCCAACAAAGCGGCCCTGtttcttttcagcaagaaaagtaaaaaaatcttCCAAACCGACGATGTACGCCAGGACAAACACAGGCAGCACACATGGAGATTTTCAGGACAGAAATGGAGTGAACTACGTTTCGTCGACAGAGTCCTTCGGCCACTGCTCTCAATTGTTCTGGAAAAAGGACCCGAACGATTCCGGA CCAAGTTCCACCATCAGTTGGTGTGACCAGCTGCCTCCGTCCTCTGCGGCCCTTTCTAGCTCCAGTCTCTCCTCAGCGTCACTTTCTAGCTCCAGCCTCTCCATGGAGTCCCGAGTACCCGCTCCTCCGCCCCCGCCGCCTAGTACGACGGCGTCGGACGACATGGAGTCAGACGAGAGGCCGTACGTCTGCGACCTGTGTAACTGCGCCTACAAACACGCCAGCTCTCTTCTCAACCACAAACTCACCCACAAGACTGGAGACTTCAA ATGCGACTTCTGCAGCAAGCCCTACACCAACTACATGTCGCTACGCAACCACATGCGAATCCACGGTCAGAAACGCTACATGTGTGACCTCTGTGGGAAGGCGTTCCGCCTGGCGCGGTACCTACGGAATCACCAGAGGATACACGACGACGGGCCCAACCGCTTCGACTGTCCGTCCTGCTGCAAAAGCTACCGCACCATGCTGGAGCTGGCCCAGCATCGCTGCAGCGCCGCTGCCTCCAACCAG AACCGGTTCAACTGCCCGTCCTGCTTTAAGAGCTACAGAACCATGCTGGACCTGGCCCAGCACCGCTGCAGCGCCGCGGCCAAAAACCAG ACTGGCAGTCGCCGCTCCAATTTCTCTGCCACTCCGCGCCGCCAGCAGCATCAGAACAACAGCACTAACTCCATGATGCAGCCGCCGCACGGAGCACACAGCCAGCAGGAGGCGCTCCCATCCCACTGCGTGGCAGCCATGTCCCAGGGCGGGCCGGGGGCCAGCCAGCCGGTGGCGGATCCTCACCAG GGCCGGCCCAGCTCCGTGTCCTCTCAGAGCAGCCAGCAGAGCATGAGGAGCTCCTCCAGCAACAAGCACGTGCCCCCCCCCAGCGctgccccctcctcctcctactCCCTGCTCCAGCCCCTGGTGCCTGAGGTAAAGGAGATGAACTCGGGATACACTAGACTGAGCGCCAACCCCATG AAGCACCAGGACACTTTCTCCATGGCCCCCCAGCGCCCCCTCCCCACCATCAACCCTATAGGCCACTCTCTCCATCCGAACGGCGCTCCCTCGCTCAAGCCTCCCCCTGTGCCACGGACCATCCAGTCCATGCCCTGGGAGCAGCGCTCCCTCTACAATCAGTGA
- the LOC102223072 gene encoding zinc finger protein 646-like isoform X4, giving the protein MLISQKKYFAFRKKSPTKRPCFFSARKVKKSSKPTMYARTNTGSTHGDFQDRNGVNYVSSTESFGHCSQLFWKKDPNDSGPSSTISWCDQLPPSSAALSSSSLSSASLSSSSLSMESRVPAPPPPPPSTTASDDMESDERPYVCDLCNCAYKHASSLLNHKLTHKTGDFKCDFCSKPYTNYMSLRNHMRIHGQKRYMCDLCGKAFRLARYLRNHQRIHDDGPNRFDCPSCCKSYRTMLELAQHRCSAAASNQTGSRRSNFSATPRRQQHQNNSTNSMMQPPHGAHSQQEALPSHCVAAMSQGGPGASQPVADPHQQGRPSSVSSQSSQQSMRSSSSNKHVPPPSAAPSSSYSLLQPLVPEVKEMNSGYTRLSANPMKHQDTFSMAPQRPLPTINPIGHSLHPNGAPSLKPPPVPRTIQSMPWEQRSLYNQ; this is encoded by the exons ATGCTCATTTCACAGaagaaatattttgcttttcgGAAGAAGAGCCCAACAAAGCGGCCCTGtttcttttcagcaagaaaagtaaaaaaatcttCCAAACCGACGATGTACGCCAGGACAAACACAGGCAGCACACATGGAGATTTTCAGGACAGAAATGGAGTGAACTACGTTTCGTCGACAGAGTCCTTCGGCCACTGCTCTCAATTGTTCTGGAAAAAGGACCCGAACGATTCCGGA CCAAGTTCCACCATCAGTTGGTGTGACCAGCTGCCTCCGTCCTCTGCGGCCCTTTCTAGCTCCAGTCTCTCCTCAGCGTCACTTTCTAGCTCCAGCCTCTCCATGGAGTCCCGAGTACCCGCTCCTCCGCCCCCGCCGCCTAGTACGACGGCGTCGGACGACATGGAGTCAGACGAGAGGCCGTACGTCTGCGACCTGTGTAACTGCGCCTACAAACACGCCAGCTCTCTTCTCAACCACAAACTCACCCACAAGACTGGAGACTTCAA ATGCGACTTCTGCAGCAAGCCCTACACCAACTACATGTCGCTACGCAACCACATGCGAATCCACGGTCAGAAACGCTACATGTGTGACCTCTGTGGGAAGGCGTTCCGCCTGGCGCGGTACCTACGGAATCACCAGAGGATACACGACGACGGGCCCAACCGCTTCGACTGTCCGTCCTGCTGCAAAAGCTACCGCACCATGCTGGAGCTGGCCCAGCATCGCTGCAGCGCCGCTGCCTCCAACCAG ACTGGCAGTCGCCGCTCCAATTTCTCTGCCACTCCGCGCCGCCAGCAGCATCAGAACAACAGCACTAACTCCATGATGCAGCCGCCGCACGGAGCACACAGCCAGCAGGAGGCGCTCCCATCCCACTGCGTGGCAGCCATGTCCCAGGGCGGGCCGGGGGCCAGCCAGCCGGTGGCGGATCCTCACCAG CAGGGCCGGCCCAGCTCCGTGTCCTCTCAGAGCAGCCAGCAGAGCATGAGGAGCTCCTCCAGCAACAAGCACGTGCCCCCCCCCAGCGctgccccctcctcctcctactCCCTGCTCCAGCCCCTGGTGCCTGAGGTAAAGGAGATGAACTCGGGATACACTAGACTGAGCGCCAACCCCATG AAGCACCAGGACACTTTCTCCATGGCCCCCCAGCGCCCCCTCCCCACCATCAACCCTATAGGCCACTCTCTCCATCCGAACGGCGCTCCCTCGCTCAAGCCTCCCCCTGTGCCACGGACCATCCAGTCCATGCCCTGGGAGCAGCGCTCCCTCTACAATCAGTGA
- the LOC102223072 gene encoding zinc finger protein 646-like isoform X3, with the protein MLISQKKYFAFRKKSPTKRPCFFSARKVKKSSKPTMYARTNTGSTHGDFQDRNGVNYVSSTESFGHCSQLFWKKDPNDSGPSSTISWCDQLPPSSAALSSSSLSSASLSSSSLSMESRVPAPPPPPPSTTASDDMESDERPYVCDLCNCAYKHASSLLNHKLTHKTGDFKCDFCSKPYTNYMSLRNHMRIHGQKRYMCDLCGKAFRLARYLRNHQRIHDDGPNRFDCPSCCKSYRTMLELAQHRCSAAASNQNRFNCPSCFKSYRTMLDLAQHRCSAAAKNQTGSRRSNFSATPRRQQHQNNSTNSMMQPPHGAHSQQEALPSHCVAAMSQGGPGASQPVADPHQQGRPSSVSSQSSQQSMRSSSSNKHVPPPSAAPSSSYSLLQPLVPEKHQDTFSMAPQRPLPTINPIGHSLHPNGAPSLKPPPVPRTIQSMPWEQRSLYNQ; encoded by the exons ATGCTCATTTCACAGaagaaatattttgcttttcgGAAGAAGAGCCCAACAAAGCGGCCCTGtttcttttcagcaagaaaagtaaaaaaatcttCCAAACCGACGATGTACGCCAGGACAAACACAGGCAGCACACATGGAGATTTTCAGGACAGAAATGGAGTGAACTACGTTTCGTCGACAGAGTCCTTCGGCCACTGCTCTCAATTGTTCTGGAAAAAGGACCCGAACGATTCCGGA CCAAGTTCCACCATCAGTTGGTGTGACCAGCTGCCTCCGTCCTCTGCGGCCCTTTCTAGCTCCAGTCTCTCCTCAGCGTCACTTTCTAGCTCCAGCCTCTCCATGGAGTCCCGAGTACCCGCTCCTCCGCCCCCGCCGCCTAGTACGACGGCGTCGGACGACATGGAGTCAGACGAGAGGCCGTACGTCTGCGACCTGTGTAACTGCGCCTACAAACACGCCAGCTCTCTTCTCAACCACAAACTCACCCACAAGACTGGAGACTTCAA ATGCGACTTCTGCAGCAAGCCCTACACCAACTACATGTCGCTACGCAACCACATGCGAATCCACGGTCAGAAACGCTACATGTGTGACCTCTGTGGGAAGGCGTTCCGCCTGGCGCGGTACCTACGGAATCACCAGAGGATACACGACGACGGGCCCAACCGCTTCGACTGTCCGTCCTGCTGCAAAAGCTACCGCACCATGCTGGAGCTGGCCCAGCATCGCTGCAGCGCCGCTGCCTCCAACCAG AACCGGTTCAACTGCCCGTCCTGCTTTAAGAGCTACAGAACCATGCTGGACCTGGCCCAGCACCGCTGCAGCGCCGCGGCCAAAAACCAG ACTGGCAGTCGCCGCTCCAATTTCTCTGCCACTCCGCGCCGCCAGCAGCATCAGAACAACAGCACTAACTCCATGATGCAGCCGCCGCACGGAGCACACAGCCAGCAGGAGGCGCTCCCATCCCACTGCGTGGCAGCCATGTCCCAGGGCGGGCCGGGGGCCAGCCAGCCGGTGGCGGATCCTCACCAG CAGGGCCGGCCCAGCTCCGTGTCCTCTCAGAGCAGCCAGCAGAGCATGAGGAGCTCCTCCAGCAACAAGCACGTGCCCCCCCCCAGCGctgccccctcctcctcctactCCCTGCTCCAGCCCCTGGTGCCTGAG AAGCACCAGGACACTTTCTCCATGGCCCCCCAGCGCCCCCTCCCCACCATCAACCCTATAGGCCACTCTCTCCATCCGAACGGCGCTCCCTCGCTCAAGCCTCCCCCTGTGCCACGGACCATCCAGTCCATGCCCTGGGAGCAGCGCTCCCTCTACAATCAGTGA